From Streptomyces sp. TLI_053, a single genomic window includes:
- a CDS encoding M48 family metallopeptidase: protein MTDPIAKTPSRRRQRFPEISTRAWEHPADRSALVALRKLTGFDDVLKKLAGLVSERSIRLMFLATAVKTSERQFPELHGMVRDAAYVLDLDKVPDLYVSQDPTVNAFCIGIDTPVIVVTSGLVELLDEEELRSVIGHEVGHAMSGHAVYRTMLMILTNIAARIAWVPLGNLAIMAIVTALKEWFRKAELSSDRAGLLAGQDLQASMRALMKLAGGHNLAEMNVDAFLEQAEEYEKAGDLRDGVLKLLQVLPQSHPFAVVRVAQLKKWAESDDYRSILAGAYPRRTDDPNTSVGDQWRAAADHYTTSVKESKDPLMGLIRDVAGGAATVGGKLRDTFTGARAGGNGSSNGSTNGSGTNGSDGGTDGASGTN, encoded by the coding sequence ATGACCGACCCGATCGCGAAGACCCCGAGCCGGCGCCGTCAGCGCTTCCCGGAGATCTCCACCCGGGCCTGGGAGCACCCGGCGGACCGTTCCGCGCTCGTCGCGCTGCGCAAGCTCACCGGCTTCGACGACGTCCTGAAGAAGCTCGCCGGCCTGGTCTCCGAGCGCTCGATCCGGCTGATGTTCCTGGCCACCGCCGTGAAGACCTCCGAGCGGCAGTTCCCCGAGCTGCACGGCATGGTGCGCGACGCGGCTTATGTGCTCGACCTCGACAAGGTGCCGGACCTCTACGTCAGCCAGGACCCGACGGTCAACGCGTTCTGCATCGGCATCGACACGCCGGTGATCGTGGTCACCAGCGGCCTGGTCGAGCTGCTGGACGAGGAGGAGCTCCGCTCGGTGATCGGCCACGAGGTCGGTCACGCGATGTCCGGCCACGCGGTCTACCGGACCATGCTGATGATCCTCACCAACATCGCCGCCCGGATCGCCTGGGTGCCGCTCGGCAACCTGGCGATCATGGCGATCGTCACCGCGCTCAAGGAGTGGTTCCGCAAGGCCGAGCTCTCCAGCGACCGGGCCGGCCTGCTCGCCGGACAGGACCTCCAGGCCTCGATGCGGGCGCTGATGAAGCTGGCCGGCGGTCACAACCTGGCCGAGATGAACGTGGACGCCTTCCTGGAGCAGGCCGAGGAGTACGAGAAGGCCGGCGACCTGCGCGACGGCGTGCTCAAGCTGCTGCAGGTGCTGCCGCAGAGCCACCCGTTCGCGGTGGTCCGGGTCGCCCAGCTGAAGAAGTGGGCCGAGAGCGACGACTACCGCTCCATCCTGGCCGGCGCCTACCCGCGCCGCACCGACGACCCGAACACCTCGGTCGGCGACCAGTGGCGGGCGGCGGCCGACCACTACACGACCTCGGTGAAGGAGAGCAAGGACCCGCTGATGGGCCTGATCCGCGATGTCGCGGGCGGTGCGGCGACGGTCGGCGGCAAGCTCCGCGACACGTTCACCGGCGCCCGCGCCGGCGGCAACGGCTCCAGCAACGGCAGCACCAACGGCAGCGGCACCAACGGCAGCGACGGCGGCACCGACGGCGCGTCCGGGACGAACTGA
- the obgE gene encoding GTPase ObgE → MTTFVDRVELHVAAGNGGHGCASVHREKFKPLGGPDGGNGGDGGSVVLTVDAQVTTLLEYHHSPKRKATNGKPGAGGNRTGALGQDLVLFVPDGTVVLDRAGNVLADLVGHGTSFVAAQGGRGGLGNAALASARRKAPGFALLGEPGDARDIVMELKSVADVALVGYPSAGKSSLISVLSAAKPKIADYPFTTLIPNLGVVTAGDTVYTIADVPGLIPGASQGRGLGLEFLRHVERCSVLVHVLDCATLEPGRDPLTDLETIEAELAEYGGLGDRPRLVALNKIDVPDGQDIADLTRASLEERGYRVFEVSAASRKGLRELSFAMAQIVGEARAAKPLEESTRIVLRPTAVDDEGFTITEEDGAYRIRGVKPERWVRQTDFSNDEAVGYLADRLARLGVEDKLWKVGAHEGDTVIIGEEENAVVFDWEPTMAAGAEMLGRRGEDHRMETQRPAVDRRREKQKNRDAAEAEYLAFEALSSGRQAAIEGDDEDH, encoded by the coding sequence ATGACCACCTTCGTGGACCGCGTCGAACTTCATGTCGCCGCGGGCAACGGGGGCCACGGCTGCGCCTCCGTGCACCGCGAGAAGTTCAAGCCGCTCGGCGGCCCGGACGGCGGTAACGGCGGGGACGGCGGCAGTGTCGTCCTCACCGTCGACGCGCAGGTCACCACCCTGCTCGAGTACCACCACTCGCCCAAGCGCAAGGCCACCAACGGCAAGCCCGGCGCCGGCGGCAACCGCACCGGTGCCCTCGGCCAGGACCTCGTGCTCTTCGTGCCGGACGGCACCGTCGTCCTGGACCGGGCCGGCAACGTGCTCGCCGACCTGGTCGGCCACGGCACCAGCTTCGTCGCCGCCCAGGGCGGCCGCGGCGGCCTCGGCAACGCCGCGCTCGCCTCCGCCCGCCGCAAGGCGCCCGGCTTCGCGCTGCTCGGCGAGCCCGGCGACGCCCGTGACATCGTCATGGAGCTCAAGTCCGTCGCCGACGTCGCCCTGGTCGGCTACCCGAGCGCCGGCAAGTCCTCGCTGATCTCCGTGCTCTCCGCCGCGAAGCCGAAGATCGCCGACTACCCCTTCACCACCCTGATCCCCAACCTCGGCGTGGTCACCGCCGGCGACACCGTCTACACCATCGCCGACGTCCCCGGCCTCATCCCCGGCGCCAGCCAGGGCCGCGGCCTCGGCCTGGAGTTCCTGCGCCACGTCGAGCGCTGCTCCGTGCTCGTCCACGTGCTGGACTGCGCCACCCTGGAGCCCGGCCGCGACCCGCTGACCGACCTGGAGACGATCGAGGCCGAGCTCGCCGAGTACGGCGGCCTCGGCGACCGCCCGCGGCTGGTCGCCCTCAACAAGATCGACGTACCGGACGGCCAGGACATCGCCGACCTGACCCGCGCCTCGCTGGAGGAGCGCGGCTACCGGGTGTTCGAGGTGTCGGCCGCCTCCCGCAAGGGCCTGCGCGAACTCAGCTTCGCCATGGCGCAGATCGTCGGCGAGGCCCGCGCGGCCAAGCCGCTGGAGGAGTCCACCCGGATCGTGCTGCGGCCCACGGCCGTCGACGACGAGGGCTTCACCATCACCGAGGAGGACGGCGCCTACCGCATCCGCGGCGTCAAGCCGGAGCGCTGGGTCCGCCAGACCGACTTCTCCAACGACGAGGCCGTCGGCTACCTCGCCGACCGGCTGGCCCGCCTCGGCGTCGAGGACAAGCTGTGGAAGGTCGGCGCGCACGAGGGCGACACCGTCATCATCGGCGAGGAGGAGAACGCCGTCGTCTTCGACTGGGAGCCGACCATGGCCGCCGGCGCCGAGATGCTCGGCCGCCGCGGCGAGGACCACCGCATGGAGACCCAGCGCCCGGCCGTCGACCGCCGGCGCGAGAAGCAGAAGAACCGGGACGCCGCCGAGGCCGAGTACCTCGCCTTCGAGGCGCTCTCCAGCGGCCGTCAGGCCGCCATCGAGGGCGACGACGAGGACCACTGA
- the nadD gene encoding nicotinate-nucleotide adenylyltransferase has protein sequence MGEQTGSPGVPAPAKRRLGVMGGTFDPIHHGHLVAASEVASAFHLDEVIFVPTGQPWQKSDREVTPAEDRYLMTVIATAENPQFSVSRIDIDREGPTYTVDTLRDLRALHPDADLFFITGADALAQILSWRDSEELFSLAHFIGCTRPGHTLTDAGLPVGGVSLVEVPALAISSTDCRDRVAKGEPVWYLVPDGVVRYIDKRALYAPHRT, from the coding sequence ATGGGAGAGCAGACCGGGAGTCCCGGTGTACCGGCGCCGGCGAAGCGTCGTCTCGGCGTCATGGGCGGCACCTTCGACCCGATCCACCACGGGCACCTGGTCGCGGCCAGTGAGGTCGCCAGCGCGTTCCACCTGGACGAGGTGATCTTCGTCCCGACCGGGCAGCCCTGGCAGAAGAGCGACCGCGAGGTCACCCCGGCCGAGGACCGCTACCTGATGACGGTCATCGCCACCGCGGAGAACCCGCAGTTCTCGGTCAGCCGGATCGACATCGACCGCGAGGGACCGACCTACACCGTCGACACCCTGCGCGACCTGCGGGCGCTGCACCCGGACGCCGACCTCTTCTTCATCACCGGCGCCGACGCGCTCGCCCAGATCCTCTCCTGGCGCGACTCCGAGGAACTCTTCTCGCTCGCCCACTTCATCGGCTGCACCCGGCCGGGGCACACTCTGACGGACGCCGGGCTTCCGGTGGGCGGGGTCTCCCTGGTCGAGGTCCCGGCGCTGGCCATCTCCTCCACGGACTGCCGCGACCGGGTCGCCAAGGGCGAGCCGGTCTGGTACCTCGTCCCGGACGGCGTGGTCCGCTACATCGACAAGCGGGCGCTCTACGCGCCGCACCGGACCTGA
- the rpmA gene encoding 50S ribosomal protein L27, with protein MAHKKGASSTRNGRDSNAQRLGVKRFGGQVVSAGEIIVRQRGTHFHPGAGVGRGGDDTLFALTAGAVQFGTRRGRKVVNIVAVEA; from the coding sequence ATGGCACACAAGAAGGGCGCAAGCTCTACTCGTAACGGCCGTGACTCGAACGCCCAGCGCCTCGGCGTGAAGCGCTTCGGCGGCCAGGTCGTCTCCGCCGGCGAGATCATCGTCCGCCAGCGCGGCACCCACTTCCACCCGGGTGCCGGTGTCGGCCGCGGTGGCGACGACACCCTGTTCGCGCTGACCGCCGGTGCCGTGCAGTTCGGCACCCGCCGCGGCCGCAAGGTCGTCAACATCGTGGCCGTCGAGGCCTGA
- the rplU gene encoding 50S ribosomal protein L21, which yields MYAIVRAGGRQHKVAVGDVLEIDRIEAKPGDSVELSTILVVDGEAVTSDPWVLAGVKAHAEVVDQTKGDKIVILRYKNKTGYRRRQGHRQQHTAVRITSIDSVSK from the coding sequence ATGTACGCGATCGTTCGCGCAGGCGGCCGCCAGCACAAGGTCGCCGTCGGCGACGTGCTGGAGATCGACCGTATCGAGGCCAAGCCGGGTGACTCGGTGGAGCTCTCCACCATCCTGGTCGTCGACGGTGAGGCCGTCACCTCCGACCCGTGGGTGCTGGCCGGCGTGAAGGCTCACGCCGAGGTGGTCGACCAGACCAAGGGCGACAAGATCGTCATCCTGCGCTACAAGAACAAGACCGGCTACCGCCGCCGTCAGGGTCACCGCCAGCAGCACACCGCGGTGCGCATCACCAGCATCGACTCGGTCAGCAAGTAA
- the proB gene encoding glutamate 5-kinase yields the protein MSEDELRAEVLTARRIVVKVGSSSLTTAAGGIDADRVDALVDALAKVRARPDAPEVVLVSSGAIAAGLSPLGLERRPKDLARQQAAASVGQGLLIARYTASFARYGLRVGQVLLTAEDASRRAHYRNAYRTLDQLLAMGAMPVVNENDTVATAEIKFGDNDRLAALVAHLVRADLLVLLSDVDGLYDGDPGRPGSSRIARVTGPHDLDGVEIGSAGKAGVGTGGMVTKVEAARIATGAGIPVVLTAASHAADALAGRPTGTLFLRTGSRSSDRMLWLAHASSPRGTLHLDAGAVEAVVSGGASLLPAGVTKVDGEFAAGDPVDLLAENGNIVARGLVNFDARELPRLLGRSTRDLAQEFGAAYEREVVHRDDLVVLRG from the coding sequence ATGAGCGAGGACGAACTGCGGGCGGAGGTGCTGACCGCCCGGCGCATCGTCGTCAAGGTCGGCTCCTCCTCACTCACCACCGCCGCCGGCGGCATCGACGCCGACCGGGTGGACGCCCTCGTCGACGCGCTCGCCAAGGTCCGCGCCCGCCCCGACGCCCCCGAGGTGGTGCTCGTCTCCTCCGGCGCCATCGCCGCCGGCCTCTCCCCGCTCGGACTGGAGCGGCGGCCCAAGGACCTCGCCCGCCAGCAGGCCGCCGCCAGCGTCGGCCAGGGCCTGCTGATCGCCCGCTACACCGCCTCCTTCGCCCGCTACGGGCTGCGCGTCGGCCAGGTGCTGCTCACCGCCGAGGACGCCAGCCGGCGCGCCCACTACCGCAACGCGTACCGCACCCTGGACCAGCTGCTGGCGATGGGCGCGATGCCGGTCGTCAACGAGAACGACACCGTCGCCACCGCCGAAATCAAGTTCGGCGACAACGACCGGCTGGCCGCGCTCGTCGCCCACCTCGTCCGCGCCGACCTGCTCGTCCTGCTCTCCGACGTCGACGGCCTCTACGACGGCGACCCCGGCCGCCCCGGCAGCAGCCGGATCGCCCGGGTCACCGGCCCGCACGACCTCGACGGCGTCGAGATCGGCAGCGCCGGGAAGGCGGGCGTCGGCACCGGCGGCATGGTCACCAAGGTCGAGGCCGCCCGGATCGCCACCGGCGCCGGCATCCCGGTCGTGCTCACCGCCGCCAGCCACGCCGCCGACGCGCTCGCCGGCCGCCCCACCGGCACCCTGTTCCTGCGCACCGGCAGCCGGTCCTCCGACCGGATGCTCTGGCTCGCCCACGCCAGCAGCCCGCGCGGCACCCTGCACCTGGACGCCGGGGCCGTCGAGGCCGTGGTCTCCGGCGGCGCCTCGCTGCTGCCCGCCGGGGTCACCAAGGTCGACGGCGAGTTCGCCGCGGGCGATCCGGTGGACCTTCTTGCCGAAAACGGCAACATCGTGGCGCGCGGACTGGTCAACTTTGATGCGAGGGAGTTGCCCCGCCTGCTCGGCCGGTCCACCCGGGACCTGGCCCAGGAGTTCGGCGCCGCCTACGAGCGGGAGGTCGTCCACCGCGACGACCTGGTCGTCCTGCGCGGCTGA
- a CDS encoding Rne/Rng family ribonuclease: protein MLDNTDPQQPAATEPNDTAATGGDSASAAPPRRRRRAVSRPAGAPQGAAAETAETVVPAEAEVTRPVEAPVAEAAAAEPAAEKPVRARRTRKRAEAPAGAPEASSIVVTAPEAEPAPVVAAKAEKAPRASKAEKAEKTETEPAEKPVRARRTRKKAEPEAAAVVEAPVAAAEPVVAEAPAVVEEPAAPARRPRRRRVVEAAPVVVEEPVAEEAEEPVAEEPAVEEAPVEEPVAPAPVVEAAEPPQRVRRRAVRPSTAIFQAPVFQEPAPFVAPTAPAAAAAPAAQSAPAAAQSAPAAAQPAAVEAESAPAAPQREEEEFEYSGVGRRRRVRTSVRVQTPARGKRGAAAERAAEAPAAKAQAPAAKAPAAVKAPVVAEAPAAAEAPAVAAPATGPEAEDEWEDGRPSRRRRRGGRRRRRGEAEEGEAEAPETEQPAVEEPAVAAADEDDEDDDDLAAGLSSSRRRRRRRRRSGEAGAVEVAETTEDGVRTVVKVREPRRRSTEPSFDPDEVQSIKGSTRLEAKKQRRREGRELGRRRVPIITEAEFLARRESVERVMVVRQNGQRTQIGVLEDGVLVEHYVNKEQATSYVGNVYLGKVQNVLPSMEAAFVDIGKGRNAVLYAGEVNFGALGGHGGPRRIESVLKSGQSVLVQVSKDPIGHKGARLTSQISLPGRYLVYVPEGSMTGISRKLPENERARLKQILKKIVPDDAGVIVRTAAEGASEEELTRDVQRLQQQWEDIRKKAATGNAPALLYGEPDMTVRVVRDIFNEDFTKVIVSGTEAWSTIHDYVSNVAPDLAGRLQRWTSEVDVFATYRIDEQLMKALDRKVWLPSGGSLVIDRTEAMIVVDVNTGKFVGQGGNLEETVTRNNIEAAEEIVRQLRLRDLGGIIVIDFIDMVLESNRDLVLRRLLECLGRDRTKHQVAEVTSLGLVQMTRKRVGQGLLESFSEPCVHCNGRGVIVHMEQPSVHSHSHTGGGAAAVEAGAGGGKRRRRGKGGAGGEDSQAVEAASVEESAESAEDFEIVEIVESVPVREEIEGQLAIDVPVEVEAEAEAVAEPVVAEQAAAEPVAAAPVEAPAAAPAGRPRRRAVRKATAPAGAPGGAEIVVLQAKAEAALESALAAVSPAAQAPAEQTPAEEPQAEPAAVEEAPAEAVAEPAAVEAPEAAEAAGTEAGPDATEEPAEEAPAPKKRAARKTAAKKTTAAAKKTTTAAKKTTARKTATKRTSAAAKKAAAAEGDTAAE from the coding sequence ATGCTCGATAACACCGATCCGCAGCAGCCTGCGGCAACGGAACCGAACGACACCGCCGCGACCGGCGGCGACAGCGCGTCCGCCGCGCCGCCGCGCCGGCGCCGCCGCGCCGTGTCCCGCCCGGCCGGAGCGCCGCAGGGCGCCGCCGCCGAGACCGCCGAGACGGTCGTCCCGGCCGAGGCCGAGGTCACCCGGCCGGTCGAGGCGCCGGTCGCCGAGGCCGCCGCCGCCGAGCCGGCGGCGGAGAAGCCGGTCCGGGCCCGCCGTACCCGCAAGCGGGCCGAGGCGCCCGCCGGAGCGCCCGAGGCCTCCTCGATCGTGGTCACCGCGCCGGAGGCCGAGCCGGCCCCGGTCGTCGCCGCGAAGGCGGAGAAGGCCCCCAGGGCGTCCAAGGCCGAGAAGGCCGAGAAGACGGAGACGGAGCCGGCGGAGAAGCCCGTGCGCGCCCGCCGGACCCGCAAGAAGGCCGAGCCCGAGGCCGCCGCCGTGGTCGAGGCGCCCGTCGCCGCGGCCGAGCCGGTGGTCGCCGAGGCCCCCGCCGTCGTGGAGGAGCCGGCCGCCCCGGCCCGTCGTCCGCGCCGCCGCCGGGTGGTCGAGGCCGCCCCCGTGGTGGTCGAGGAGCCGGTGGCCGAGGAGGCCGAGGAGCCGGTCGCCGAGGAGCCCGCCGTCGAGGAGGCCCCGGTCGAGGAGCCGGTCGCCCCGGCGCCGGTCGTCGAGGCCGCCGAGCCGCCGCAGCGGGTCCGCCGCCGCGCGGTCCGCCCGTCCACCGCGATCTTCCAGGCCCCGGTCTTCCAGGAGCCCGCCCCCTTCGTCGCCCCGACCGCTCCGGCGGCCGCGGCGGCACCCGCGGCCCAGTCCGCCCCCGCCGCCGCCCAGTCCGCCCCCGCCGCCGCGCAGCCGGCCGCCGTCGAGGCGGAGTCCGCCCCGGCCGCGCCGCAGCGCGAGGAGGAGGAGTTCGAGTACAGCGGTGTCGGCCGCCGCCGTCGCGTCCGCACCTCGGTGCGGGTGCAGACCCCGGCCCGGGGCAAGCGCGGCGCCGCCGCGGAGCGGGCGGCCGAGGCCCCCGCCGCCAAGGCCCAGGCCCCCGCCGCCAAGGCTCCGGCCGCCGTCAAGGCCCCCGTCGTGGCCGAGGCGCCCGCCGCCGCGGAGGCCCCCGCCGTCGCCGCCCCCGCCACCGGCCCCGAGGCCGAGGACGAGTGGGAGGACGGCCGTCCGTCGCGCCGTCGCCGCCGGGGCGGCCGCCGCCGCCGTCGCGGTGAGGCCGAGGAGGGCGAGGCCGAGGCCCCCGAGACCGAGCAGCCCGCCGTCGAGGAGCCGGCCGTCGCGGCCGCCGACGAGGACGACGAGGACGACGACGACCTGGCCGCCGGCCTGTCCTCCTCGCGCCGTCGCCGTCGCCGTCGCCGCCGCAGCGGTGAGGCCGGTGCCGTCGAGGTGGCCGAGACCACCGAGGACGGCGTCCGCACGGTGGTGAAGGTGCGCGAGCCGCGCCGCCGTTCCACCGAGCCGTCCTTCGACCCGGACGAGGTGCAGTCCATCAAGGGCTCCACCCGCCTGGAGGCCAAGAAGCAGCGCCGCCGCGAGGGCCGCGAGCTGGGCCGCCGCCGGGTGCCGATCATCACCGAGGCCGAGTTCCTGGCCCGCCGCGAGTCGGTCGAGCGCGTCATGGTGGTGCGCCAGAACGGCCAGCGCACCCAGATCGGCGTCCTCGAGGACGGCGTGCTCGTCGAGCACTACGTCAACAAGGAGCAGGCCACCTCGTACGTCGGCAACGTCTACCTGGGCAAGGTCCAGAACGTGCTGCCGTCGATGGAGGCCGCGTTCGTCGACATCGGCAAGGGCCGCAACGCGGTCCTGTACGCCGGTGAGGTCAACTTCGGCGCGCTGGGCGGCCACGGCGGCCCGCGCCGGATCGAGTCGGTGCTGAAGTCCGGCCAGTCCGTGCTGGTCCAGGTCTCCAAGGACCCGATCGGCCACAAGGGTGCCCGTCTGACCAGCCAGATCTCGCTGCCCGGCCGCTACCTGGTCTACGTGCCCGAGGGCTCGATGACCGGCATCTCCCGCAAGCTGCCGGAGAACGAGCGCGCGCGTCTGAAGCAGATCCTCAAGAAGATCGTCCCGGACGACGCGGGCGTCATCGTGCGCACCGCCGCCGAGGGCGCCTCCGAGGAGGAGCTGACCCGCGACGTCCAGCGCCTCCAGCAGCAGTGGGAGGACATCCGGAAGAAGGCCGCGACCGGCAACGCCCCGGCGCTGCTGTACGGCGAGCCGGACATGACCGTCCGGGTCGTCCGCGACATCTTCAACGAGGACTTCACCAAGGTCATCGTCTCCGGCACCGAGGCGTGGAGCACCATCCACGACTACGTCTCCAACGTGGCCCCGGACCTCGCCGGGCGGCTCCAGCGGTGGACCTCCGAGGTGGACGTCTTCGCCACCTACCGGATCGACGAGCAGCTGATGAAGGCGCTGGACCGCAAGGTCTGGCTGCCCAGCGGCGGCTCGCTGGTGATCGACCGGACCGAGGCGATGATCGTCGTCGACGTCAACACCGGGAAGTTCGTCGGCCAGGGCGGCAACCTGGAGGAGACGGTCACCCGGAACAACATCGAGGCGGCCGAGGAGATCGTGCGCCAGCTGCGGCTGCGCGACCTCGGCGGCATCATCGTGATCGACTTCATCGACATGGTCCTGGAGTCCAACCGCGACCTGGTGCTGCGCCGTCTGCTGGAGTGCCTGGGCCGGGACCGGACCAAGCACCAGGTGGCGGAGGTCACCTCGCTGGGCCTGGTCCAGATGACCCGCAAGCGGGTCGGCCAGGGTCTGCTGGAGTCCTTCTCCGAGCCCTGCGTGCACTGCAACGGCCGCGGTGTGATCGTGCACATGGAGCAGCCGAGCGTCCACTCCCACAGCCACACCGGTGGCGGCGCGGCCGCCGTCGAGGCGGGTGCGGGCGGCGGCAAGCGCCGGCGCCGGGGCAAGGGCGGTGCCGGTGGCGAGGACTCGCAGGCGGTCGAGGCCGCTTCGGTCGAGGAGTCCGCCGAGTCCGCCGAGGACTTCGAGATCGTCGAGATCGTCGAGTCCGTGCCGGTCCGCGAGGAGATCGAGGGCCAGCTGGCGATCGACGTTCCGGTCGAGGTCGAGGCCGAGGCCGAGGCAGTGGCCGAGCCGGTCGTGGCCGAGCAGGCCGCCGCCGAGCCGGTCGCCGCGGCCCCGGTGGAGGCTCCGGCCGCCGCCCCCGCCGGACGGCCCCGCCGTCGGGCGGTCCGCAAGGCGACGGCTCCGGCCGGTGCGCCGGGCGGGGCGGAGATCGTGGTGCTGCAGGCCAAGGCCGAGGCGGCCCTGGAGTCGGCCCTGGCGGCCGTCTCCCCGGCGGCCCAGGCCCCGGCGGAGCAGACCCCGGCCGAGGAGCCGCAGGCCGAGCCGGCCGCGGTCGAGGAGGCACCGGCGGAAGCGGTGGCCGAGCCGGCCGCCGTCGAGGCCCCGGAGGCCGCCGAGGCCGCCGGGACCGAGGCCGGTCCGGACGCGACCGAGGAGCCCGCCGAGGAGGCGCCGGCCCCGAAGAAGCGGGCGGCCCGCAAGACCGCCGCCAAGAAGACCACCGCCGCCGCCAAGAAGACGACGACGGCGGCGAAGAAGACCACCGCCCGCAAGACCGCCACCAAGCGGACGAGCGCGGCGGCCAAGAAGGCGGCGGCCGCCGAGGGTGATACGGCGGCCGAGTAG
- a CDS encoding glutamate-5-semialdehyde dehydrogenase, translated as MSSDPASADSPVLAVARRAREAAAALAPLPRAAKDAALRAIADALVARAAEITAANAEDVERARAAGTPESVVDRLTLTEERIAAIASDVRDVAGLPDPVGEVVRGYTLPNGLDVRQVRVPLGVVGIIYEARPNVTADAAALCLKSGNAVLLRGSASAYRSNTALVAVLRDAVAGAGLPADAIQLVPGESRDSVQELMRARGLVDVLIPRGGASLIRTVVEGSTVPVIETGTGNCHVYVDAEADLAMAVGILLNSKAQRVSVCNSAETLLVHQDIADAFLPLALAALAGAGVTVHGDEAVLKAAEGTGATVLPATDEDWEAEYLSYDIAAAVVPSLDAAVAHIRRWTSGHTEAIVTGSQTAARRFTKLVDSTTVAVNASTRFTDGGEFGFGAEIGISTQKLHARGPMGLPELTSTKYIVTGDGHVRGEATQTVGGAGDAG; from the coding sequence ATGAGCAGCGACCCCGCCTCCGCCGACAGCCCCGTTCTCGCCGTAGCGCGCCGAGCCAGGGAGGCCGCCGCCGCGCTTGCCCCGCTGCCGCGCGCCGCGAAGGACGCCGCGCTGCGGGCGATCGCCGACGCCCTGGTCGCCCGCGCGGCCGAGATCACCGCGGCCAACGCCGAGGACGTCGAGCGGGCCCGCGCGGCCGGCACCCCCGAGTCGGTGGTCGACCGGCTCACCCTCACCGAGGAGCGGATCGCCGCGATCGCCTCCGACGTCCGCGACGTGGCCGGCCTGCCCGACCCGGTCGGCGAGGTCGTCCGCGGCTACACCCTGCCGAACGGCCTGGACGTCCGTCAGGTCCGGGTGCCGCTCGGTGTGGTCGGCATCATCTACGAGGCCCGCCCCAACGTCACCGCCGACGCGGCCGCGCTCTGCCTGAAGTCCGGCAACGCCGTGCTGCTGCGCGGCTCGGCGTCCGCCTACCGCTCCAACACCGCCCTGGTCGCCGTGCTGCGCGACGCCGTCGCCGGGGCCGGGCTGCCGGCCGACGCGATCCAGCTCGTCCCCGGCGAGAGCCGGGACTCCGTGCAGGAGCTGATGCGCGCCCGCGGCCTGGTCGACGTGCTCATCCCGCGCGGGGGCGCCTCGCTGATCCGCACCGTCGTCGAGGGCTCCACCGTGCCCGTCATCGAGACCGGCACCGGCAACTGCCACGTCTACGTGGACGCCGAGGCCGACCTCGCGATGGCCGTCGGCATCCTGCTCAACTCCAAGGCCCAGCGGGTCAGCGTCTGCAACTCGGCCGAGACCCTGCTCGTCCACCAGGACATCGCCGACGCCTTCCTGCCGCTCGCGCTCGCCGCGCTCGCCGGGGCCGGGGTCACCGTGCACGGCGACGAGGCGGTGCTCAAGGCCGCGGAGGGCACCGGTGCCACCGTGCTGCCCGCCACCGACGAGGACTGGGAGGCCGAGTACCTGTCGTACGACATCGCGGCCGCCGTCGTCCCCTCGCTGGACGCCGCCGTGGCGCACATCCGCCGCTGGACCTCCGGCCACACCGAGGCCATCGTCACCGGCTCGCAGACCGCGGCCCGCCGCTTCACCAAGCTCGTCGACTCGACCACGGTCGCCGTCAACGCCTCGACCCGCTTCACCGACGGCGGTGAGTTCGGCTTCGGCGCCGAGATCGGCATCTCCACCCAGAAGCTGCACGCCCGGGGCCCGATGGGCCTGCCCGAGCTGACCAGCACCAAGTACATCGTCACTGGTGACGGCCATGTCCGGGGCGAGGCGACGCAGACCGTGGGAGGCGCCGGCGACGCCGGCTGA